In one Candidatus Nomurabacteria bacterium genomic region, the following are encoded:
- the map gene encoding type I methionyl aminopeptidase translates to MSLLKTPEEIAIMKEGGIILSRALRAAADACVEGAHTKDLDAIARKVIEDAGATPSFLGYRIHGEGIPYPDTLCVSINEEVVHGLATPDRVIKKGDVVSLDIGCWYKELCTDMAMTVIVGEVDEKVKELVKVTREALVKGLSVVKAGRYIHDIGAAIEDFVKPYGFGIVKDLVGHGVGHAVHEDPLVPNYRDRHMPKVKMLEGMVIAIEPMITLKKPGVHMKDDQWTIATNDKSICAHSEVTVAITKTGYELITPWPDA, encoded by the coding sequence ATGTCATTGCTCAAAACACCAGAAGAGATCGCTATCATGAAAGAGGGGGGTATTATCCTTTCTCGAGCACTTCGTGCCGCAGCAGACGCCTGCGTCGAAGGTGCGCATACAAAAGACCTTGATGCTATTGCACGCAAGGTCATTGAAGACGCTGGAGCAACACCGTCATTTTTGGGGTACCGTATACATGGTGAGGGGATTCCATATCCTGATACCCTCTGCGTATCGATTAACGAAGAGGTGGTACATGGTTTAGCAACACCTGATCGCGTCATTAAAAAAGGCGATGTCGTAAGCTTAGATATTGGCTGTTGGTATAAAGAACTCTGTACCGATATGGCGATGACGGTCATTGTTGGCGAAGTAGATGAAAAAGTAAAAGAGCTCGTAAAGGTTACAAGAGAGGCACTGGTAAAGGGGCTCTCTGTCGTAAAAGCGGGTCGTTATATTCATGACATTGGTGCCGCGATCGAAGATTTTGTTAAACCTTATGGCTTTGGCATAGTTAAAGATCTTGTCGGCCATGGTGTTGGTCATGCTGTTCACGAAGATCCGCTTGTGCCTAATTATCGCGATCGACATATGCCTAAGGTAAAAATGCTCGAAGGGATGGTTATCGCGATTGAACCAATGATCACTCTTAAAAAACCTGGCGTCCATATGAAAGATGATCAATGGACGATCGCAACAAATGACAAAAGTATTTGCGCGCACTCAGAGGTTACCGTTGCTATTACAAAAACAGGTTATGAATTAATCACCCCTTGGCCAGATGCCTAG
- a CDS encoding serine hydroxymethyltransferase, whose amino-acid sequence MKDKKIQYLITKEEVRQKHTINLIASENTVSQDILEATGSVLTNKYAEGKPFKRYYAGCETVDTIEQIAIERAKKLFGASWVNVQPHSGTQANLAVYQALLSPGDTILGLDLKHGGHLSHGFIANASGKNYRGVSYQLDPKTEQLDYAAIRRIAKKEKPKLIICGASAYSRDWDYKTLRKIADEVKALLLADIAHPAGLIAAKLLNDPFDYAHVVTSTTHKTLRGPRGGIIMLRHDINHPYSKLKAKKKLSELLDSAVFPGTQGGPLEHVIAAKAICFAEAATPAYKSYAKQVIKNAQCLANELSKKGYRIVSGGTDNHCFLVDLTPKKITGLEAQEKLESIGITVNKNLLPFDEQSSTVTSGIRLGTAAVTSQGYKEKDMKQIATWIDQALTTTENKNLNLLKKEIQSYVKNLR is encoded by the coding sequence ATGAAAGACAAGAAAATCCAGTATTTAATTACAAAAGAAGAGGTTCGCCAAAAGCACACCATCAATCTCATCGCCTCAGAAAACACCGTTAGTCAAGATATATTAGAGGCGACAGGTTCCGTACTTACGAATAAATATGCTGAAGGTAAGCCCTTTAAGCGTTATTATGCGGGATGCGAAACGGTAGATACGATTGAACAGATTGCTATCGAGCGAGCAAAAAAGCTCTTTGGCGCGAGCTGGGTTAATGTCCAACCGCATTCTGGCACACAGGCAAATCTTGCCGTCTATCAAGCTCTCCTCTCGCCGGGTGACACGATTCTTGGATTAGACCTCAAACACGGTGGACATCTTTCGCACGGATTCATAGCAAATGCGAGCGGTAAAAATTATCGTGGCGTGAGCTACCAACTTGACCCAAAAACAGAACAGCTCGACTATGCTGCGATTCGTCGTATCGCAAAAAAAGAAAAGCCTAAACTCATTATCTGTGGCGCATCCGCATATAGCCGTGACTGGGACTATAAAACACTCCGAAAAATCGCTGACGAAGTAAAAGCTCTTCTGCTCGCAGACATCGCGCATCCAGCAGGATTAATCGCAGCTAAACTTCTCAATGATCCGTTTGATTACGCGCATGTTGTTACATCTACAACACACAAAACGCTTCGCGGTCCACGCGGTGGAATTATCATGTTACGCCACGACATCAATCATCCGTACAGCAAATTAAAAGCAAAGAAAAAACTAAGTGAGCTATTAGACTCCGCTGTCTTTCCTGGTACACAAGGCGGTCCGCTTGAACACGTGATTGCCGCCAAAGCAATTTGCTTTGCAGAAGCCGCAACGCCAGCTTACAAAAGCTATGCAAAACAAGTGATAAAAAATGCCCAATGCCTTGCAAACGAGCTTTCAAAAAAAGGCTACCGAATTGTATCGGGCGGCACAGACAATCATTGCTTTCTTGTTGATCTCACACCAAAAAAGATTACCGGTCTTGAAGCGCAAGAAAAACTTGAATCTATTGGCATCACCGTAAACAAAAATCTTCTTCCTTTTGACGAGCAATCTTCAACAGTCACCTCAGGCATTCGACTCGGTACTGCCGCCGTTACATCACAAGGCTACAAAGAAAAAGACATGAAACAAATCGCGACATGGATTGATCAAGCGCTAACAACAACTGAAAACAAAAACTTGAACCTACTAAAAAAAGAAATTCAATCTTACGTAAAGAACTTGCGTTAA
- the secY gene encoding preprotein translocase subunit SecY, translating to MWNTLTQAWRVKEVRNGLLFVIAMMVIFRVAANIPLPGIDLIALRRFFEANQLLGLLNVFSGGTMSNFSIVALGVGPYITSSIVFQLLTMIVPRLEEIQKEGEAGQKRISQWTRLLTVPLAIVQSFALLSIMRNSSFPILTTQEPLYIVMLIACVTAGTMFLTWLGELITERKVGNGISLLIFAGIVSGLPSTVSRFFATYDSSQWLTVVLYAASAIAMVAGIVFVNEGQRNVPVQYARQSRSLSGTGSGGITSSLPLRVNMTGVIPIIFAVSMLLFPSVLAQFFAQARTPAVANAANWLLVTLQNQTIYGVLYFLFVVGFTYFYATIVFQPERVSENLQKQGGFIPGIRPGAQTAAYLLQVVERITLGGALFLGFIAVTPLIAQALTGSTTVNIGGTSLLIVVSVVIESIKQIEAQITMRSYDVY from the coding sequence ATGTGGAATACATTGACACAAGCGTGGCGTGTGAAGGAGGTGCGTAACGGGCTTTTGTTCGTTATTGCAATGATGGTCATTTTTCGTGTAGCGGCAAATATTCCGCTTCCGGGTATTGACCTTATTGCTTTGCGACGCTTTTTTGAAGCGAATCAATTGCTTGGCCTTCTCAATGTCTTCTCGGGTGGCACAATGTCTAACTTTAGCATTGTTGCTCTCGGTGTCGGTCCTTACATCACGTCTTCGATTGTTTTTCAGTTGTTGACGATGATTGTTCCACGCTTAGAAGAAATCCAAAAAGAAGGGGAGGCAGGACAAAAGCGTATTAGCCAGTGGACACGTCTTTTGACGGTGCCACTTGCGATCGTTCAGTCATTTGCGCTTCTTTCGATCATGCGTAATTCGTCGTTTCCTATCCTTACAACGCAAGAGCCTCTCTATATTGTGATGCTTATTGCCTGTGTAACGGCAGGTACGATGTTCTTAACATGGTTAGGTGAGCTCATTACGGAGCGTAAAGTTGGTAACGGTATCTCGTTGCTGATCTTTGCTGGTATCGTTTCGGGTTTGCCATCGACGGTCTCTCGTTTCTTTGCGACCTATGACTCATCCCAATGGTTGACGGTTGTGCTTTACGCCGCGTCAGCCATTGCAATGGTTGCAGGTATCGTCTTTGTAAACGAAGGTCAACGTAATGTGCCGGTACAATACGCTCGCCAATCACGTTCTCTATCAGGAACGGGTAGCGGCGGAATTACGTCATCATTGCCATTACGAGTAAACATGACGGGTGTTATTCCGATCATCTTTGCTGTGTCGATGCTCTTGTTCCCGTCCGTGCTCGCACAGTTCTTTGCGCAAGCAAGAACACCAGCTGTTGCAAATGCAGCAAACTGGCTTCTTGTTACGTTGCAGAACCAAACGATTTACGGCGTGCTGTATTTCTTGTTCGTTGTAGGATTTACCTACTTCTACGCGACCATCGTCTTTCAGCCAGAACGTGTATCGGAGAACTTGCAAAAACAAGGTGGTTTTATCCCGGGCATTCGTCCAGGAGCGCAAACAGCAGCCTATCTTTTACAGGTTGTTGAGCGTATCACCCTAGGTGGTGCATTGTTCTTGGGCTTTATCGCCGTTACTCCACTCATCGCTCAGGCCCTTACTGGCTCGACGACGGTGAATATCGGTGGTACATCCTTGCTTATCGTCGTATCTGTAGTCATTGAGTCTATCAAGCAAATTGAAGCTCAGATTACAATGCGTTCGTACGACGTGTACTAA
- a CDS encoding nucleoside monophosphate kinase, whose translation MAKKRRLRAVLFGPQGAGKTTQGRALSDRYGVPYISSGELLRDEISEGTALGKLAKEYVTSQVIAPDEVVEAIIIKRMKPYLSTGFVLDGFPRNVEQAITLDRHTALDIAIQLKMSDKESVKRLSECGRCATCRSAVPFSVLKVIKKCPVCGGEVKKRVADEADFVMRRLAEYHFMTEPLSGYYRQRGILLAIKAEQTLPQLSEELFRKLTKLGF comes from the coding sequence ATGGCGAAAAAACGCCGCTTACGAGCCGTCTTATTTGGGCCACAAGGCGCCGGTAAAACCACCCAAGGGAGGGCGCTTTCTGATCGCTATGGGGTGCCTTATATTTCTTCTGGGGAGTTATTGCGTGATGAGATATCGGAGGGGACGGCGCTCGGAAAGCTCGCAAAAGAATATGTGACGTCTCAAGTGATTGCACCAGATGAAGTTGTGGAGGCGATTATCATCAAAAGAATGAAACCCTATCTTTCTACGGGTTTTGTCTTGGATGGATTTCCGAGAAATGTAGAACAAGCAATAACACTTGATCGTCATACCGCGCTTGATATTGCGATTCAACTAAAGATGTCTGATAAAGAATCTGTAAAGCGTTTAAGTGAGTGTGGACGCTGTGCGACCTGTCGATCAGCTGTTCCATTTTCTGTTTTAAAAGTTATAAAAAAGTGTCCTGTCTGTGGAGGAGAAGTGAAAAAACGTGTCGCAGATGAAGCGGATTTTGTGATGCGCCGTTTGGCTGAGTATCATTTTATGACGGAACCATTATCAGGTTATTATCGTCAACGCGGAATTTTGTTAGCGATAAAAGCTGAACAGACATTACCTCAACTTTCCGAAGAGCTTTTTCGTAAATTAACCAAGCTTGGGTTTTAG